One stretch of Nitratiruptor tergarcus DSM 16512 DNA includes these proteins:
- a CDS encoding right-handed parallel beta-helix repeat-containing protein, producing the protein MHPEKYITLLTLLPLSIFSATFNVSNTAELRQALENAAHNGENDTIILQPGRYVTTSDGKGTFTFHDDEEYNLTIQGAAGYDRSEIVLNGDNTDQVMNLTNAHRPQICLPGKKCNPLSNHKKPYSRPFLNLKNLSILYGKADSKGGGFYTDIDVLIKNCNISYNANSFKESNGFYAGGRVKILDSIISYNEGEGFHCDKSVEINNSKIIYNKGIGFTSRGLVKILDSVISNNEGNGFSASSAEVNNSTIANNGGDGFSASSAKITNSTISNNKGNGFSSSHTVEVNNSIISNNGGDGFISDYGSAYVTNSTISSNGGNGFSSSHTVEVNNSIISNNGRYGFISDYGSTYVTNSTISSNRGSGFYSSSYHHSATVINSKISKNGYNGFTSHSSVTVINSFILNNRYYGFFSSSNSIIINNNFINNPIHSNGLIANNIFFINQIKDNSAIDYFFSNSEFSWDSNEMQNKCIYSIADSKLYNNYINCEKIDEHGFDITKKSNLLPSIVGDIKLKDDNITLQSDSPAIDAGLNPDDELFKRYFDNAQEYAKILKYLKTDYFGNPRIVNGRIDIGASEYGNPPAHRNKPKITIEISSKPKIYHPVIIHLNIESPNEITELYIDKGNGYESIDPTIRSVSLTFDTPGDHLIKIKAIDDQGNVAQALKIITVENLSVQEAIEYGKQLCQKDPVSCGITTTSGAKEMIFTTPKEHIRNILVKKSNYNITGYFIHYNDPISTNPLFDWIYISSTLRTVKKLQGMKSDGSFSWSENLTNLFSSIKLSNDGRSITFK; encoded by the coding sequence GTGCACCCGGAAAAATATATCACGTTATTAACTCTATTACCACTCTCCATCTTTTCAGCTACATTCAATGTAAGCAACACTGCAGAGCTTCGCCAGGCTCTTGAAAACGCTGCTCACAATGGAGAAAATGATACCATCATCCTCCAACCGGGCAGATATGTGACGACGAGTGATGGAAAAGGGACTTTTACATTCCATGACGATGAAGAGTACAACCTCACCATCCAAGGAGCAGCGGGATACGACAGAAGTGAGATCGTTTTGAATGGAGATAATACTGATCAGGTGATGAATCTTACCAATGCCCATCGACCACAAATATGTTTACCCGGTAAAAAATGTAATCCTTTATCCAATCACAAAAAACCATATTCTAGACCATTTCTAAATCTTAAAAATCTTTCCATCTTATATGGAAAAGCTGACTCAAAAGGTGGTGGATTTTATACCGATATAGATGTTCTCATCAAGAATTGCAACATCTCTTATAACGCTAATAGCTTCAAAGAGAGCAATGGATTTTATGCAGGTGGAAGGGTAAAAATTCTCGATTCTATTATTTCTTACAATGAGGGTGAGGGGTTTCATTGTGATAAATCAGTAGAAATAAATAATTCCAAAATTATTTATAATAAAGGTATTGGATTTACTTCAAGAGGTTTAGTGAAGATTTTAGATTCTGTAATTTCTAATAATGAAGGAAATGGATTTTCTGCAAGTTCTGCAGAAGTAAATAATTCTACAATTGCAAACAATGGAGGAGATGGATTTTCTGCAAGTTCTGCAAAAATAACAAACTCCACAATTTCTAATAACAAAGGAAACGGATTTTCTTCATCACATACGGTAGAAGTGAATAATTCTATAATTTCAAACAATGGAGGAGATGGATTTATTTCAGATTATGGTTCAGCATATGTAACTAACTCTACGATTTCAAGCAATGGAGGAAATGGATTTTCTTCATCACATACGGTAGAAGTGAATAATTCTATAATTTCAAACAATGGAAGATATGGATTTATTTCAGATTATGGTTCGACATATGTAACTAACTCTACGATTTCAAGCAATCGAGGAAGCGGATTTTATTCCTCTTCTTATCATCATTCAGCAACGGTAATCAATTCCAAAATTTCAAAAAATGGGTATAATGGCTTTACGTCACATAGCAGTGTAACGGTAATCAACTCCTTTATTTTAAATAATAGATATTATGGATTTTTTTCATCTTCAAATTCTATTATAATTAATAATAATTTCATTAATAATCCAATTCACTCTAACGGTTTAATTGCTAATAATATTTTTTTCATAAATCAAATTAAAGATAATAGCGCAATAGACTATTTTTTTTCGAATAGTGAGTTTTCATGGGATAGCAATGAAATGCAGAATAAATGTATTTATTCTATAGCTGATTCAAAACTTTACAACAATTACATCAACTGTGAAAAAATAGATGAACATGGCTTTGATATCACCAAAAAAAGCAATCTCCTGCCATCGATCGTGGGTGATATCAAACTCAAAGACGACAATATCACTCTCCAAAGCGATTCTCCTGCAATCGATGCCGGGCTTAATCCTGACGATGAACTGTTCAAAAGATATTTTGACAATGCGCAAGAATACGCCAAGATACTCAAATACCTTAAAACAGACTACTTTGGCAATCCACGGATTGTAAATGGTAGGATCGACATTGGTGCCAGTGAATATGGCAATCCTCCCGCCCATCGAAACAAGCCCAAAATCACCATCGAAATAAGTAGCAAGCCAAAGATCTATCATCCTGTCATCATCCATCTCAATATCGAATCACCCAATGAGATCACCGAGCTTTATATCGACAAAGGCAACGGATACGAATCCATAGATCCGACAATTCGAAGCGTTTCCCTCACTTTCGATACTCCTGGAGATCACCTCATTAAAATCAAAGCCATCGACGATCAGGGCAACGTTGCCCAAGCACTCAAAATCATCACAGTGGAGAATTTAAGCGTCCAAGAAGCGATTGAGTATGGCAAACAGCTTTGCCAAAAAGATCCGGTAAGCTGTGGCATAACGACCACATCTGGAGCAAAAGAGATGATATTCACCACGCCAAAAGAGCATATCAGAAACATATTAGTAAAAAAATCTAATTATAATATTACCGGCTATTTTATACACTATAATGATCCTATTAGTACCAATCCCCTATTTGATTGGATATATATTTCATCGACTCTAAGAACAGTCAAAAAATTACAAGGTATGAAAAGTGATGGAAGCTTCTCTTGGAGTGAAAACTTAACTAATCTTTTCTCTTCTATCAAATTATCAAATGATGGAAGATCTATAACTTTCAAATAA
- the truD gene encoding tRNA pseudouridine(13) synthase TruD: MDRLFFLDHVPINFYFRQSPETFVVEEVPLYPFSGEGEHLIVQIRKKNLTTWQMLQVISEQTGVKVRDIGYAGLKDKNALTYQYISLPKKYEKHLDSFSHPQIKIVQITYHKNKIRLGHLKGNRFFIRLKKVSPVDAKKISNVLKIIEKEGMPNYFGYQRFGIEGDNFQKGYDIVHNNLQIKNIKKRKLFLNAYQSHLFNLWLSKRIELSKLLDSFAPKELTNIFDLPLVMIKELQSQQQFFKVFPGDICKHYPMGKIFFVDDPVGEANRFMQRSISVTGLLPGEKTPRAEGLAREIEKDFDDAAIFMKGDRRYAWVFPQEIEGVYKESEAWYELRFFLPKGSYATILLEEIAHKKLKEENES; the protein is encoded by the coding sequence ATGGATAGACTCTTTTTTTTAGATCATGTTCCAATAAATTTCTATTTTCGCCAGAGCCCTGAGACATTTGTAGTCGAAGAGGTGCCACTCTATCCTTTCAGTGGTGAGGGAGAGCATCTCATTGTACAAATACGCAAAAAAAATCTTACCACATGGCAGATGTTGCAGGTTATTAGTGAACAAACGGGAGTAAAGGTACGTGATATTGGCTATGCTGGACTCAAAGACAAGAATGCTTTGACTTATCAGTACATCTCTTTGCCAAAAAAATATGAAAAGCATTTGGACTCTTTTTCTCACCCGCAAATAAAAATTGTGCAGATCACTTATCATAAAAATAAGATTCGCTTGGGACATCTCAAAGGAAACAGATTTTTTATAAGACTCAAAAAAGTATCACCCGTTGATGCCAAAAAAATATCTAACGTATTAAAAATTATCGAAAAAGAGGGGATGCCAAACTATTTTGGATATCAAAGATTTGGAATAGAAGGGGATAACTTTCAAAAAGGTTATGATATTGTCCATAATAATCTTCAGATTAAAAATATTAAGAAACGTAAACTTTTTCTTAATGCCTATCAAAGTCATCTATTTAATTTATGGTTGAGTAAACGTATAGAGCTGAGTAAACTCTTAGACAGTTTTGCACCAAAAGAGCTTACTAATATCTTTGATTTACCTTTGGTAATGATAAAAGAGCTTCAATCACAGCAACAGTTTTTTAAAGTTTTCCCTGGAGATATCTGCAAACACTATCCTATGGGAAAGATTTTTTTTGTTGACGATCCAGTAGGTGAAGCAAATCGATTTATGCAAAGAAGTATTTCTGTAACTGGACTACTACCAGGAGAGAAAACTCCAAGAGCAGAGGGACTAGCCAGAGAAATAGAGAAAGATTTTGATGATGCAGCAATCTTTATGAAAGGTGATAGGAGATATGCCTGGGTTTTCCCGCAAGAGATTGAGGGAGTTTATAAAGAGTCTGAAGCATGGTATGAACTACGCTTTTTTTTACCGAAAGGAAGTTATGCTACAATCTTGCTTGAAGAGATTGCTCATAAAAAATTAAAGGAAGAGAATGAGAGCTGA
- the pgsA gene encoding CDP-diacylglycerol--glycerol-3-phosphate 3-phosphatidyltransferase → MRSNINIPNVLAFIRLLLAPLMFLFLVQRDLFPHIHPSWLDYFAAFLFVIASITDFFDGYIARKFDQITQLGKILDPLADKMLTLAGFLGLLVLGRANPWAVYLILTREFFITGLRVSAIGSGKEISASFLGKIKTIVQMIAIGFLIMNWPFGEALLWLAVAITLYSGYEYIKEYLK, encoded by the coding sequence ATGCGTAGCAATATCAATATTCCTAATGTCCTTGCATTTATAAGGCTACTTTTAGCGCCTTTAATGTTTCTTTTTTTGGTGCAAAGAGATCTTTTTCCACATATTCATCCTAGCTGGCTCGATTATTTTGCAGCATTTTTGTTTGTGATAGCTAGTATTACAGATTTTTTTGATGGCTATATCGCCCGCAAATTTGATCAAATCACACAACTTGGAAAAATTCTCGATCCTCTCGCAGACAAAATGTTGACTTTGGCCGGTTTTTTAGGACTTTTAGTACTTGGTCGGGCTAATCCTTGGGCGGTCTATCTCATCTTGACTCGGGAGTTTTTCATCACTGGTCTGCGAGTAAGTGCGATAGGAAGTGGCAAAGAGATAAGTGCCAGCTTTCTTGGTAAAATAAAAACGATTGTACAAATGATTGCCATAGGCTTTTTGATTATGAACTGGCCTTTTGGAGAAGCACTCCTATGGCTAGCAGTAGCAATCACACTCTATAGTGGATATGAATATATCAAAGAGTATTTAAAGTAA
- a CDS encoding M16 family metallopeptidase, with the protein MASSLPKHYETTLKNGLKVVVIPMRNGSGVISTDIFYRVGSRNEVMGKSGIAHMLEHLNFKSTKHLKAGEFDEIVKSFGGVDNASTGFDYTHYFIKSSAKNLDKSLWLFAELMENLKLDDKEFQTEREVVAEERRWRTDNNPTGYLYFRLFNNTFIYHPYHWTPIGFMQDILHWTIDDIRKFHKTYYQPKNAILVVAGDIDQNEVFALAKKHFEHIKNCCDIPKVHQVEPPQDGAKRIEINRDSEVEMIAIAFHIPNFQSSDQVALSAISELLSSGKSSWLYQTLVDEKKLVNQIYAYNIETIDPGIFLFLAVANPGIKAETIEKELWAQIEKLKKGQIQQEELAKIKINTKADFIFSLENSSNLAGIFGDYYAKGDIEPLLHYEENIDKLQIKDLQEAAKKYFTRKNSTTVILRKEIGNLPTSKE; encoded by the coding sequence ATGGCTAGCAGTTTGCCAAAACATTATGAAACAACACTCAAAAATGGACTCAAAGTTGTTGTCATTCCTATGCGTAACGGCAGTGGAGTTATCTCTACAGATATATTCTACCGCGTAGGGAGTCGCAATGAAGTAATGGGTAAAAGTGGTATTGCTCATATGCTTGAGCATCTCAACTTCAAATCTACTAAACATCTTAAAGCCGGTGAATTTGATGAGATCGTCAAGAGCTTTGGAGGAGTAGATAACGCTTCTACGGGATTTGACTATACCCACTACTTCATAAAATCAAGCGCAAAAAATCTTGATAAGTCTCTATGGCTCTTTGCAGAGCTTATGGAAAATCTCAAACTTGATGACAAAGAGTTTCAAACAGAGCGTGAAGTTGTAGCAGAAGAGCGCAGATGGCGCACTGATAACAATCCAACAGGATATCTCTACTTTCGCCTCTTTAACAATACATTTATCTATCACCCCTACCATTGGACGCCGATTGGTTTTATGCAAGATATCCTGCACTGGACAATCGATGATATCAGAAAATTTCACAAAACCTACTACCAACCAAAAAATGCGATTCTTGTTGTCGCTGGAGACATAGATCAAAACGAAGTATTTGCGCTAGCAAAAAAGCATTTTGAGCATATCAAAAACTGCTGTGACATACCAAAAGTACACCAAGTAGAACCTCCTCAAGATGGTGCAAAACGCATTGAGATCAATCGCGATAGCGAAGTAGAAATGATTGCAATTGCATTTCATATACCAAATTTTCAAAGTAGCGATCAAGTAGCTCTCAGTGCCATTAGCGAGCTTCTTAGCAGCGGAAAATCAAGTTGGCTCTATCAAACTTTAGTAGATGAAAAAAAACTTGTCAATCAAATCTATGCTTATAATATAGAGACAATCGATCCTGGAATATTTCTCTTTTTGGCTGTGGCAAATCCTGGCATAAAAGCTGAAACAATCGAAAAAGAGCTTTGGGCGCAAATAGAAAAGCTCAAAAAAGGTCAAATACAGCAAGAGGAGCTTGCAAAAATCAAAATCAATACAAAAGCTGATTTCATCTTCTCTTTGGAAAACTCAAGTAACTTAGCAGGTATTTTTGGAGACTACTACGCTAAAGGTGATATTGAGCCCCTTTTGCATTACGAAGAAAATATCGATAAACTACAGATTAAAGATTTGCAAGAAGCAGCAAAAAAATATTTTACTCGTAAAAACTCGACAACTGTAATATTGAGAAAAGAGATTGGGAATCTACCAACAAGTAAGGAATAA
- a CDS encoding quinone-dependent dihydroorotate dehydrogenase: protein MDYQTIKNILFKFDPETAHHIAETAFELAGFCPPLLKALQKRYQVEDPILTQKIFGKDFKNPIGIAAGFDKNATMTKTLHALGFGYVEVGTVTPKPQAGNPRPRLFRYPRFEALQNAMGFNNDGAAVVKARLQRIYPANFPIGVNIGKNKTTPQEKALEDYRFLIEQFHTLGDYLVINISSPNTPNLRDLQNEAFIKDLFTMAKEITTTPILLKIAPDMSKKQAIELTTTAVEAGASGIIATNTSIDYSLLKGAKDFGGISGKVIQQKSFSIFKAIAKELFGKTLLISVGGIDSAQEAYKRIKAGANLLQIYTAFIYGGPKLIHDINQELITLLQQDGFSHITEAIGADYK from the coding sequence ATGGATTATCAGACGATCAAGAATATTCTTTTTAAATTCGATCCCGAAACTGCCCATCATATAGCTGAAACTGCTTTTGAATTAGCAGGATTTTGCCCACCTCTTCTCAAAGCTTTGCAAAAACGCTACCAAGTTGAAGATCCGATTCTTACCCAAAAGATTTTTGGTAAAGATTTTAAAAATCCCATAGGAATTGCAGCAGGGTTTGATAAAAATGCAACAATGACTAAAACTCTCCATGCCCTTGGATTTGGGTATGTAGAAGTAGGCACTGTCACACCAAAGCCACAAGCTGGCAACCCTCGTCCACGTCTTTTTCGCTATCCTCGCTTCGAAGCGTTGCAAAATGCAATGGGTTTTAATAATGATGGAGCTGCTGTTGTCAAAGCAAGATTGCAACGCATTTACCCAGCCAATTTTCCAATAGGAGTCAACATAGGAAAAAACAAAACAACTCCACAAGAAAAGGCATTAGAAGATTATAGATTTTTGATTGAGCAGTTTCATACTCTAGGAGACTATCTCGTCATCAATATTTCTAGCCCAAATACTCCCAACCTGAGAGATTTGCAAAATGAAGCATTTATAAAAGATCTCTTTACTATGGCAAAAGAGATAACCACAACGCCAATTCTGCTCAAAATCGCTCCCGATATGAGCAAAAAGCAAGCAATAGAGCTAACCACCACAGCAGTTGAAGCTGGAGCAAGTGGTATTATAGCCACTAATACTTCAATTGACTATTCACTCCTCAAAGGAGCAAAAGATTTTGGTGGCATTAGCGGTAAAGTAATACAACAAAAGAGTTTTTCCATCTTCAAAGCTATTGCAAAAGAGCTTTTTGGCAAAACTTTGCTTATTAGCGTTGGTGGAATAGATTCTGCCCAGGAAGCTTACAAGCGCATTAAAGCTGGAGCAAATCTGCTGCAGATCTATACAGCATTTATCTATGGCGGACCAAAACTCATTCACGATATCAATCAAGAACTTATAACACTTTTACAACAAGATGGTTTTTCTCACATCACTGAAGCAATTGGAGCAGATTACAAATGA
- a CDS encoding enoyl-ACP reductase codes for MSKTLVISGGTRGIGKAIVERFAREGIDVAFTYNSNEEIANEYAQKLTKMYGIKAKAYQLNVLEPEQYKDLFKKIDEDFSRVDFFISNAIISGRAVVGGFGPFMRLRPKGLNNIYTATVLAFVVGAQEAAKRMEKVGGGSILTLSSTGNLVYTPNYAGHGSSKAAVETMVKYAAHELGPKQIRVNAVSGGPIDTDALRAFPNYEEVKAATIARSPLERMGTPEDIAGACWFLCSDEAGWITGQTLVIDGGTSFS; via the coding sequence ATGAGTAAAACATTAGTTATTAGTGGAGGAACAAGAGGTATTGGTAAAGCAATTGTAGAGCGATTTGCTCGCGAAGGTATAGATGTAGCTTTTACATATAACTCCAATGAAGAGATTGCAAACGAATATGCTCAAAAACTCACCAAAATGTATGGCATAAAAGCAAAAGCTTATCAGCTCAATGTTTTAGAACCGGAGCAGTATAAAGATCTTTTTAAAAAAATAGATGAGGATTTTTCAAGAGTAGACTTTTTTATATCCAATGCTATTATTTCGGGCCGTGCAGTAGTCGGTGGTTTTGGGCCATTTATGCGACTGCGCCCCAAAGGACTCAATAATATCTATACTGCAACAGTTCTCGCCTTTGTAGTAGGTGCGCAAGAGGCTGCAAAAAGAATGGAAAAAGTCGGAGGTGGCAGCATCTTAACACTGAGCTCTACCGGAAATCTCGTCTACACTCCAAACTATGCAGGGCATGGAAGCTCAAAAGCTGCAGTTGAAACCATGGTAAAATATGCTGCACATGAGTTGGGTCCAAAACAGATTCGCGTCAATGCAGTAAGTGGCGGTCCTATCGATACAGATGCACTGCGCGCATTTCCAAACTACGAAGAGGTCAAAGCTGCCACAATTGCAAGAAGTCCACTTGAACGTATGGGAACCCCAGAAGATATAGCTGGGGCATGCTGGTTTTTGTGCAGCGATGAAGCTGGTTGGATAACAGGACAAACACTTGTTATTGATGGAGGTACAAGTTTTAGCTAA
- the rseP gene encoding RIP metalloprotease RseP, with protein sequence MGFLIALIALSVMIFIHELGHFLAARFFGVTVERFSIGFGPVVAKKWCCGTEWAISALPLGGYVKMKGQDDTDPTKRSSDPDSYNSKKPWQRIIILLAGPFANFFLAFILYLIVALAGYSTLAPKIGKVVPNSPASQAGLQKGDVIVTINNQKITTWEDLSHIISSHPEPLHFKIKRGEKIIELTITPKPTQTKNIFGETVTRPMIGIAPSGELVKLHLTPLQAIQVAWDKTVQASKFIVLGIEKMIEGVVSPKEIGGVITIMDVTAKASEAGIIALLSFSALISVNLGVLNLLPIPALDGGHIMFNLYEWITRRPPSEEMLLRLTYMGWVFLIGLMGLGLYNDINRLMGVTHG encoded by the coding sequence ATGGGATTTCTTATAGCACTTATTGCGCTTTCAGTTATGATTTTTATCCATGAACTTGGGCACTTTTTGGCTGCCAGGTTTTTTGGAGTGACAGTTGAGAGATTTAGCATCGGCTTTGGTCCAGTTGTTGCAAAAAAGTGGTGTTGCGGTACAGAATGGGCAATAAGTGCCCTTCCACTTGGCGGATATGTAAAAATGAAAGGGCAAGATGACACAGACCCTACCAAAAGAAGCAGTGATCCAGATAGCTACAACTCCAAAAAACCGTGGCAACGTATTATTATTTTACTTGCAGGACCTTTTGCAAATTTCTTTTTAGCCTTTATTCTCTATCTCATTGTTGCTCTTGCAGGATATAGTACACTTGCACCTAAAATTGGCAAGGTAGTACCAAACTCTCCCGCTTCTCAAGCAGGATTGCAAAAAGGTGATGTGATAGTAACTATTAATAATCAAAAAATTACAACATGGGAGGATCTTAGCCATATTATCTCTTCACACCCAGAGCCACTCCATTTTAAAATCAAACGAGGAGAAAAAATCATAGAACTTACCATCACTCCAAAACCTACACAAACAAAAAATATTTTTGGAGAGACAGTTACAAGACCAATGATAGGTATCGCACCTAGTGGTGAGCTTGTAAAACTCCATCTTACGCCACTGCAGGCTATTCAAGTTGCATGGGACAAAACAGTACAAGCAAGTAAATTTATAGTACTTGGCATCGAAAAAATGATAGAGGGAGTAGTCTCACCAAAAGAGATCGGTGGGGTAATTACGATCATGGATGTTACTGCAAAGGCAAGCGAAGCTGGTATTATTGCACTTTTAAGCTTTTCGGCTCTCATATCTGTAAACCTTGGCGTTCTCAATCTTTTACCAATTCCTGCACTGGATGGAGGACACATTATGTTCAATCTCTATGAATGGATTACAAGACGCCCTCCTAGTGAAGAGATGCTCCTACGTCTTACCTATATGGGTTGGGTCTTTTTAATTGGTCTCATGGGACTGGGACTCTATAACGATATTAACCGTCTTATGGGAGTAACACATGGATAA
- the dapA gene encoding 4-hydroxy-tetrahydrodipicolinate synthase, protein MEKLKGAMTALITPFKDGKVDEEKYAKLIQRQIDHAIDVVVPVGTTGESATLTHDEHKKCIEIAVEVCKGTSTKVMAGAGSNSTHEAIDLAQFAQKAGADAILSVSPYYNKPTQEGLYQHYKALANAVDIPVLLYNVPGRTGVDIKPETVFRLFDEVENIYGIKEATGSIERCVELLAKRPELYVISGDDTINYPIIANGGMGVISVTANLLPDKMSMLVHAGLAGQFDTAKMINDELFDINKALFIESNPIPIKAAMYHAGLLDTLEYRLPLVPPSKENMAKIENALTKYKVVQ, encoded by the coding sequence ATGGAAAAACTCAAAGGTGCAATGACAGCACTCATTACGCCATTTAAAGATGGAAAAGTTGATGAAGAAAAGTATGCAAAGCTTATACAAAGACAAATAGACCATGCCATAGATGTAGTCGTTCCTGTAGGAACTACTGGCGAGAGTGCCACACTTACTCATGATGAGCATAAAAAGTGTATAGAGATTGCTGTAGAGGTTTGTAAAGGTACGAGTACAAAAGTCATGGCTGGAGCTGGAAGCAACTCCACACATGAAGCAATCGATCTTGCACAGTTTGCACAAAAGGCTGGAGCAGATGCGATTCTTAGTGTCTCACCCTATTACAATAAACCTACACAAGAAGGGCTCTACCAACACTATAAAGCTCTTGCTAACGCTGTAGATATTCCAGTACTACTTTATAACGTTCCCGGCCGTACAGGAGTCGATATAAAGCCAGAGACTGTTTTTCGCCTCTTTGATGAAGTAGAAAATATCTATGGAATCAAAGAAGCAACTGGCTCAATTGAGCGGTGTGTGGAGCTTTTAGCAAAACGTCCAGAGCTTTATGTTATTAGTGGCGATGATACTATCAACTATCCAATCATCGCAAATGGCGGTATGGGAGTCATCTCAGTAACAGCAAACCTACTTCCAGATAAAATGAGTATGCTTGTACATGCAGGACTTGCAGGACAGTTTGATACGGCTAAGATGATCAATGACGAGCTTTTTGATATAAATAAAGCTCTCTTTATTGAAAGCAATCCTATTCCTATCAAAGCAGCAATGTATCATGCAGGTCTTCTTGATACGCTTGAGTATAGACTCCCCCTTGTACCACCAAGTAAAGAGAATATGGCAAAAATAGAAAATGCACTTACAAAATATAAGGTGGTACAATGA
- a CDS encoding YggS family pyridoxal phosphate-dependent enzyme: MDKYRLRDNFDAIIQRVEAARIKRSEHHIVQIVAVTKYVGTEEIQALYELGQRAFGESRVQDLKAKSEALADLPIEWHFIGRLQKNKINHLIDLEPWLMQSLDSYELALALDKRLDAKGKKMDCLLQINSAKEETKAGVMPEAAYDEYLKIIENTKYINLCGVMTIGAHTEDRAIIKKSFETTYKIFESLKPHGAEICSMGMSNDFELAIECGSNMVRIGSLFF; this comes from the coding sequence ATGGATAAATATAGACTACGGGATAACTTTGATGCAATCATCCAACGCGTAGAGGCTGCACGGATTAAAAGAAGTGAGCATCATATCGTACAAATTGTTGCTGTTACGAAATATGTAGGAACTGAGGAGATCCAAGCTCTCTATGAATTAGGACAGCGAGCATTTGGAGAGAGTCGTGTACAAGATCTCAAAGCAAAAAGTGAAGCACTTGCTGATTTGCCAATTGAGTGGCATTTTATTGGCCGTCTGCAAAAAAACAAAATCAATCATCTCATCGATCTTGAACCATGGCTCATGCAATCTCTCGATTCATATGAACTTGCTTTGGCTCTTGATAAAAGGCTAGACGCAAAAGGGAAAAAGATGGATTGCCTTTTGCAAATAAATAGTGCAAAAGAGGAGACTAAAGCAGGAGTAATGCCAGAGGCTGCTTATGATGAATATCTCAAAATCATAGAAAATACAAAATACATCAATCTTTGCGGAGTAATGACTATTGGAGCTCATACAGAAGATAGAGCAATTATCAAAAAGAGTTTTGAAACTACCTATAAAATATTTGAATCTCTCAAACCCCATGGAGCCGAGATCTGCTCCATGGGAATGAGCAACGATTTTGAGCTTGCTATTGAGTGCGGATCAAATATGGTCCGTATAGGCTCTCTTTTTTTTTGA